One Primulina huaijiensis isolate GDHJ02 chromosome 8, ASM1229523v2, whole genome shotgun sequence genomic region harbors:
- the LOC140982843 gene encoding probable DEAD-box ATP-dependent RNA helicase 48, with translation MNFCSVSLHQRFKSFPRSLTFLRSMGGGPRTFPGGLNKWQWKRLHEKNAREKEKRLLDQEKQVYQARVRSEIRAKLAPAENPSTGPQQIDRSQHSYGPLSAKDHIRALADRFMKEGAEDLWNEADGPLEIPVPVNKAGGLIDSRKSTFSFSVAEKSGESVYSSTMTGNLTKPRYFCTYRKRRSDLIADFGKECSSQMCGGFGSVTVSRSGMMKDVSDFLNFRRYYSVGSASGIRERLTFSRTADSIGKGSSDNKAASGGKRAEKWSKFRGGVMDSSDDDSDDYEDEEEPRIGGQTERIVGTRAALGKYDIKIIKRLPLSIVEDEDDLSQQVEVIRKEFRSRSMQGGGREEIEEESILSSKRFDECNISPLTVRALTEAGYVQMTAVQDATLSVVLEGKDALVKARAGTGKSIAFLLPAIETVLKASSVNKIQRVPPIYVLVLCPTREIASQICAEANVLLKHHDGVGVQTLVGGTRFKVDQKRLESNLCQIIVATPGRLLDHIENKSSFSVRLMGLQMLILDEADCLLDLGFRKDVENIVDCLPRKRQTLLFSATMPKEVRRISQLVLKRESSYIDTVGIGSLEIHEKVKQFYLVAPHDQHFHLVHHLLKHHTSQVLDYKVIVFCATAAVTSFLFSLFRELKLNVREIHSKKPSLYRTRISDEFKASKGLILITSDVSARGMHYPDVTLVIQVGIPPDRGQYIHRLGRTGRQGKEGEGFLLLAPWEQYFLDELKDLPIEKVDSPTLDPDMKVKIENSSEKIDASVKEAAYHAWLGYYNSINVIGRDKTTLVELANQFSASIGLQKPPALFRKTALKMGLKGISGIRIRK, from the exons ATGAACTTTTGCTCCGTTTCCCTCCATCAACGTTTCAAGTCTTTTCCTCGGAGCCTTACTTTCCTCCGTTCGATGGGCGGCGGTCCACGTACCTTTCCCGGCGGGCTCAACAAGTGGCAATGGAAACGCTTGCACGAGAAAAATGCCCGTGAGAAAGAGAAGCGCCTACTCGATCAAGAGAAGCAAGTTTACCAAGCTCGAGTTCGGTCAGAAATCCGGGCCAAACTAGCCCCTGCTGAAAACCCATCAACAGGGCCGCAACAAATTGATAGGAGCCAGCACAGTTATGGACCGTTATCTGCAAAAGATCACATTCGGGCCCTCGCTGATCGATTCATGAAGGAAGGTGCTGAGGATTTGTGGAATGAAGCTGACGGCCCTTTGGAGATTCCAGTTCCAGTGAATAAGGCTGGTGGGCTGATTGATTCAAGGAAATCGACTTTTAGTTTTAGTGTGGCTGAGAAGAGTGGTGAGAGTGTATATTCGAGTACTATGACTGGTAATTTAACAAAACCAAGATATTTTTGTACTTATAGGAAGCGGAGGAGTGATTTAATAGCTGATTTTGGGAAGGAGTGTTCTAGTCAAATGTGTGGTGGTTTTGGTTCTGTGACAGTTTCAAGAAGTGGGATGATGAAGGATGTTAgtgatttcttgaattttagGCGTTATTATTCTGTAGGTTCTGCAAGTGGGATAAGAGAAAGGTTAACCTTTTCAAGAACTGCTGACTCGATCGGCAAAGGCAGCTCGGATAATAAAGCAGCTTCTGGTGGCAAGAGGGCTGAAAAATGGTCAAAATTTCGAGGGGGTGTGATGGATTCATCGGACGATGATAGTGATGATTATGAGGATGAAGAAGAACCAAGAATTGGGGGGCAAACTGAAAGGATAGTGGGTACTCGTGCGGCACTGGGGAAGTAcgatatcaaaataataaagagATTGCCATTGAGTATTGTCGAGGATGAGGATGACTTATCTCAGCAAGTTGAAGTCATCCGAAAGGAGTTCAGATCTAGGAGTATGCAGGGGGGTGGAAGAGAAGAAATTGAAGAGGAATCAATTCTTAGTTCTAAAAG GTTCGATGAGTGTAACATATCTCCTTTAACCGTACGAGCACTTACTGAAGCTGGTTACGTGCAAATGACTGCAGTGCAAGATGCAACGCTTTCTGTGGTCCTTGAAG GGAAGGATGCTTTAGTCAAAGCTAGGGCTGGCACAGGAAAGAGTATTGCCTTTTTG CTTCCTGCTATTGAAACAGTTCTGAAGGCATCAAGTGTTAACAAAATTCAGCGAGTACCCCCGATATATGTCCTTGTTTTGTGCCCCACTCGAGAAATTGCAAGTCAAATCTGTGCGGAAGCAAATGTGCTCCTGAAGCATCATGATGGTGTTGGTGTTCAAACACTAGTTGGAGGGACACGGTTTAAAGTTGATCAAAAGCGCCTAGAATCCAATTTATGTCAG ATAATTGTTGCCACTCCTGGTAGATTGTTAGATCACATTGAAAACAAATCGAGCTTCTCTGTGAGATTGATGGGACTGCAGATGCTTATACTTGATGAAGCCGATTGCTTGCTGGACCTTGGGTTTCGGAAGGATGTGGAGAATATTGTTGATTGTTTGCCTCGCAAGAGGCAGACTTTACTCTTTTCAGCTACAATGCCAAAGGAG gTCCGTCGAATATCCCAACTTGTTTTGAAAAGGGAATCTTCCTACATCGATACAGTGGGTATTGGGAGTCTGGAAATTCATGAAAAG GTTAAGCAATTTTATCTTGTTGCACCCCATGACCAGCATTTTCATTTGGTACACCATCTTTTGAAACACCATACAAGTCAAGTGCTCGACTACAAG GTCATTGTTTTTTGTGCAACGGCAGCAGTGACATCGTTCTTGTTTTCCCTTTTCCGTGAGTTAAAACTGAATGTTCGAGAGATTCATTCCAAAAAGCCTTCGCTCTATCGTACTCGGATATCCGATGAATTCAAGGCATCAAAAGGATTGATTCTGATTACATCGGATGTCTCAGCTCGAGGGATGCATTATCCTGATGTCACGTTGGTTATTCAG GTGGGAATACCCCCTGATCGAGGGCAATATATTCATCGGCTTGGAAGAACAGGGCGACAAGGCAAAGAAGGAGAAGGGTTTCTGTTGCTTGCGCCTTGGGAACAATATTTCCTAGATGAGTTGAAGGATCTTCCTATTGAGAAAGTTGATTCACCGACTTTAGATCCTGATATGAAAGTAAAG ATTGAGAATTCATCCGAAAAGATCGATGCTAGTGTCAAAGAAGCAGCATATCACGCTTGGCTCGGCTATTACAACTCCATCAATGTAATTGGCAGAGACAAAACAACGCTCGTGGAGTTGGCCAACCAATTCTCAGCCTCAATTGGTTTACAAAAGCCACCTGCACTGTTCAGGAAAACTGCTCTTAAGATGGGATTGAAAGGTATTTCTGGGATTCGAATACGAAAGTAG